The Sebastes umbrosus isolate fSebUmb1 chromosome 1, fSebUmb1.pri, whole genome shotgun sequence genome includes the window CGATTCTTGGGAGGACGGCCCCGTTTATTTGCAGGGGTTGGAGCAGGTGGATCTTGTTCgatattttgttgttgtgttgcatcTTTGTCTGTACCTCGCTTTCGTGCAGAGCGCGGTGACTCTGTAATTTCCTTTCCAGAACGAACTGGCGCATCATCTTCAACTGGAGTGGCATACACAGATTTAACATTTCTTCGTCTTGCTCTTCCTGCCGATATGCCCGGCTCTGACATATCAGTTTCTGATCCGTGAATAGGAGATTTGCCTGTGGACTTTGATTCAGCTCTTGGGGATGATCCACGTTTCAGCTTCTCTTTGTCAATGCGCTCACTCTTGCGTGTTGCTTGTTTCTCAGAACCAGAGGTAGATGTGACGGGAACTGGAGCAACTTGAGCAGGGGATTGTTTGcacttcttattttttattttatgctcTTTCTGAGGAGAGACTGGCTCCTCATTTATGTCATTATCAATGGGCATCTGTACTTTACTAATTTGAGGTTTCTTCTCTCCCTCAGGCTCTGCTACTGCTTTCCAAACAGAATGggtctctttttcttcctctagAAGACTAGGTGGTACAGGACTAGGGGCCTCAGGCACTTCTGGTTGTGTTGTCTCAGGTTCCAGCTCTGCTTCTGAAATGCTAACAAACTCATCACGAGAATCACGACGGCATGGTATTTCTGTAGAGAGGGGTTTTACATCCTCAGTAATAATTTCCAATTTCACTTCAGGTGGAGAAGGTTTACATCCATCCACTGAATAACTGGGTTCGGGTGCTGCTATTGTTGCAGGTTCAGAATCAGATGACACCTCAGTTAATGGGTGGTGCATGGGTACAACAGGTTCATTTTCTTTTAACTCTTCTTTTACTTCTTCCTTTATGACAGACAGAGGGGTATATGGATCAGGGGCTAGATTTATCGCAACACATTTCTCTTCTGGTGGAGGGAAGTCCTTGACCACAGATAGATGGGCGATAGAAGTAGATATGAGTCGGGGTTCAGAAATCAGCTCTTCAGCAGGACTGATGGGTTTAATTTCTGGCTCCATGATAGATTCTGTTGTTTCAGGTGACGGCAAAGCTTGTTGCTCTTGAACAGGTGCTTTTTCCACTTTATTCTCATCCGTGAGCACTGCGTCAACTTTTGCCTCTTGCAGCTGAGGGGCTTTATTCTTCTGTTGTTGCAGTCGTGTGAGTTCCAAAAAACGACTGTGGAAAAGGACAACTGGCCCCGTGTCAAGTTCACCATCTACTGACCCTTGCTGACCAGGTTGTTGGTTTTGTGTATGCTCAGGTTCTTCATGTTTGCGTAAGTGTTGTAGTCGCCTAGAGTCCAGCTCAAAGACAGGGCTGTGAAGGAAGCGGGAGGCAAATAGCTCACTGCGTTCCGGTTCCTCCAGCTTAGGCTCCTCCTTCCTGTCATCAAGTTTATCTTCAGATCCACTTcgaatctttttctttttcatgtacCAGGAGGGCGTAGGTCGTGGTGCTGATTCTACCTTCTCAGACTCCTTTCTGTTGCGTAAACCTGCAAAGTGAGAATCATAATCCAAAAATGACCAGTTATCTTCTCTTGAAGATGAGAGAGATTTTGCACGTTCAAGCAGAGCCTTTGTGTCAGGCGTGATGGTTTGATCAAGTGCAAAGGAGTAGAATTTGTTCCTTTCAAGCTGTGCTAGTTTGGGGTCTGAAAACCTGTCAACCCTTGGCCTCTCGGAAAAAGGCATAGATGTGGAGGGCATGGGAGAGTGTGGTTtggtctctctgtcctcctcagaGTCGGATCGTACTTCCCCAGGCTCCAAGTCATGCCAAACACCATATTCCAAACGCTTGCGATTGTGAATGTTTTTACTTAGAGTCCTAGGAAAGTTCAGGTCAGGTAACAAGTCTTGTTTTACTCTGCTCTCCCATCTCTTTTGTCGCTCTTCTTCCACAGTAAGTAAAGGCGTGTTTGGCTTGTTTACCTGTGTGTTATGTGTCCTTTTGACTAATAACTCCAGATCTGGGTGAATCTTTTCCTCATTTCTACTCAACTCCTTCTGAGAAGGGTCCACAAAGTCCTCATCTGCATGGTGAGGGTAGTGCTGATGTCCTGGAGAGGAGATGTTGTTCCAGTCAGGATCTTCACTTTTTTGTCTAAAGCTCCTGTAGACACGCTCCCTCTTAATTCCCGGATCAGTTTCAAATTGGTCTAGTTTCTTTAGCTTGTGTGACGGGAAATTATCTGTGACATCCTCAGGAGGTTTACCAACTTCATGCACAAGACTGCGATGTTCCAAGTCCTCTGTTTCACTTCCTTGAGGACTTCCTGGTTTGTCAGATTTGTCAGACTCgcgctgttgttgctgctggtgCAACCGTCTATTTTGCTCCATTTGCTTGCGGTAACTCTGAGAGAGGTCAATGTCAACATGGTCTTCCTTGTTCTTTACACTTTTGTCAGTGTCGGCATTCTGAGCACCAAATTTGAAAACAGCATGGTGTTCTTGTTCTCGTATACTGCTTTGGTCTGTAATCCCCTCATGTGAAAACCTCCTGGATGAAGTGTGCCCTGGATGTCGTTTTGACTCTAGTGGGTCCAAAGATCCCTCTGACTTCTCCCTTTGTCCTCTAAGGTCCTCTTGACCATCCTTCTGAGTGCCACTTTTATCAGTTTTGAGTCTTGAATCTCTCCGCTGtgaatctttgtttttgtctggaTCCGACTCCTTCAAATATGTGGCACTAGCGCCAAAGTCAGAGGATGGAATAgcgtcctcctcctcatgccTGCTTCTTTTCTGACGAATAGTCCTGCCACCTGAATCAGCAAAGCGCCTTTTTCTTGCAGCACGGCGATCTGAGTCTGCTGATGAATCTTTCCCATCATTTCCAATATCAGGCTTTAGATGTTTCTTGAGTCGATTCTTTCCATCCAAGTCTGAATTCTCACCTTTACTCATTTCAGACCTTTCACTTTTTACAGAGTCATGATGAGCAGTTGCCAACTGACTTCCAGTAAGAGATTCACCATCCCCCTTACATTTTTGCCTATCATGAGCGTCCTGGTCTGATCCCTTTCCTCTTCCAGACCCTCCATCAAAACCAGTCTCAAGCTCTGTTTCAGGTAGTGGGTTGGATGGGGATTGCCCCTTTGCTTTCCTTGATTTAATCTTCTCAGCTTTGTCTTTATCGCCTTTCTCTTTTCGTTTTGCACGTTTGGTTTTCTCAGCACCTGCCACACGATCTGGTTGGCTGCTTTTGTCACTCTTGTCACTCTTTGAGGCAACTTCCAGCAGGGTCTTTTCAGATTTGTCAAAGTGTGGTGGTGACATTGAGCTCACACTACCACTTCGCTCAGAGGACTGGCTGTAAACACGCCGTTCTGAATCTCTGGGAGCACGCTCAGATGGTGAAGGCGATACTGTAGGAGTAACAGGTCGTCTTGGATGGGAAGGGCTCCACCTGCTGCGGTCAGCCTCAAAAcgttctcgctctctttctcgctctcttTGAATATATGTGTATTTTCGGATGTCTTGCTCAAAGGGGTCTCTGTAGTCCCTGTAGTCTCTTGGATCTTCATAACGTGGGTCAAAGTGTTCCCCCTGATAGTGTTCCAGTTCAGGAAAACGCTCTCTGCTTCGAGCAGCATAGTCTCTTCGAGCTTCCTCTGGATAGATGCCAGGGGTTCGTATATTCTCATAGTAAGCCCTTTCTGCTGTAAATTCATGGTATGGAGGTCTGCGTTCCTCTCTGTCGAGTGAATGGAGAGAATAGGAAGAGAATGAATTCTGTTAACCTAAATAATTTATCAATTTATAAAACTGCACTAAGAAGTGCCTAAATATTTTCCAATGGAATTGTGATTCTAAAGATTACCTGACATCAGACATATTTTATTAGGGTTAATTTCCTCTGAAAGAACTGTTCAAAATAGCAATCTCATTCTATTAACTGACAGAATTGTGacactttgaaaaatatattttgttgtgGACATTATCACTTGCAATAATCAATGAGCAATTTACCGTCGTTCAGTAGGAATTTCATAGAAGTCTCTAATGTCTTGACCAGATGTCTGCATAGATCGGTAGAATGCCATCTGACtctcttgacttgcaaaatccACCTTtcataattattaaaaaaaaataagttgtcAACACACATAAATTCATAAACATACacgcatgaaaaatatgtttcattaaTAAACTCAATAACTGTTATTGTTTACCTTTATTTTATTGCCACCAATCTTCCAACCTTTGGTCTCCCTTACAGCTGCCTGAGCAAAATCTGTGTTGTTGTACAAGATGAGGGCCATCCCTTTCAATCTATCAAAGACAACctaaataaaagcacaaaaacatacatttagaGTTTTGAAAACTACACagcattaaattaaaaaggtgCAAATctttagaaagaaaaaatataacatCTTACCTTAACTACATGTCCATAGCGGCAGAAATGCCGTGTGAGGTATTGCTCTGTAACACTGGTTGCCAACCCGTCAAGCCAAACACACGTTGTGGGCATACTCTTCCCAAACCCAAGCTtcaaggagaaagagaaaatgcaTATTATATACACAGAATACATTAGATTGAAAACCTACACAGAGCAGAAATGTTACTATTGTTAACTGTAAAAACACTACCTTTAGTCTGTTGCTCCCCAGGTactctccatccatcttcttAATGGCCTTGCAGACACTGGCAATATCAGAATATTGCACAAAGGCATACTGTGGAACTCCATTTACTTTCTTGATGTCAATGTCCTTGAGGAGAAAAACCAGAACAATTAGAGACCATTATCAATTTCTAAAACGTACCAATTCACAGTACACAGTCAAATGGTAGCATACCACAATTTCTCCAAAGCGTTGAAAAATGTCCAGGAGTTGTTGATAACTGGTGGTTTTCTCAAGGTTGCCTATAAACAGTGTCCTTGTGGCCTTTGGATGGAACTCATCTATCCGCCCGTCCAAGGGCCTGAACTCATTTTCACTCTCCGTTTCTGAGGGAGGGAAGAGGTTTATCATTAACATTACTGACATGCTGCTAAATGTCAAACTCATATTCTCCACCATAAGCACAAAAACATGGTTTTATGAAATAATGTTTGTTGAATTCATTTGTTGGCACCAACCATTCATCACAatactgttttgtttatttgccaTCACTTACCAGGACCATTCCAGGCCGTGACTTCAATAAGCATGCCAAAGAACAGCTTTCCTTTGGAGACAGTAAGGGCTTTCTCTTGATCCTCTTGCTGTCTGAAGAACACCAAACCATAGCGGTCTTCTGATGCTCCGTGGATCTGCACTGAGGTCACCTTCCCATGTTTCTTGAATTCATGGAAAAGTCCATCTTTTAAACTTGTGTCtgtggaggggaaaaaaagattacTATCCAATGCCCATCTTCAAAAGGAGTACTGAAAACAGATTTCCCATAGAATTAAAATCATAACAGCGACAAAGTCTAAATGCTATCTAAAGGGATCTTTTAATAAGAATTAATTTGCGCATAAACCTGGGAATGATACTGTCCACAGTGCTGACTTCATTGTTTCCTCCACTAGTCACTGCTTACACTTTTCTAGATTCTCAATTTCTTATTGAAACTGGACTGTAAATACTTGTTACAGTGACACTGATGTGGCTGGCAAGCAGATATGATTGGCTGACACTTGTTTTAAGTTCTTTGTTGTGGGGAATCAAGTGTCATGGATTGAATCggcaatatattatttttatttgattcttTAAAAGCAGTGAATAAAGCCTGATTAAGATGTTTTAACTTTCCTACTACAACCTGAATTTTCTATTTCTCGACTGCTGTTGAGCACACTGCATCTTGTTTAAGTCGTACTAACTGCCTTGATTTGAACAAATCACAGAGTTTAAACTCAAAGATTTTAAAGGTACAGAATATAAGATTGTGGCCTGGGAACCTTTGCTCTAATCACACGAGTACACTGTCAAGAGCACATCTATGGGAAATATTAGAAGCAGAGTGACCTATACACCAGTGGGATCACATCCAAAATGGATGGCTATAACAAGCAACCAAGAACACAAAATACAGCGCAAGACAAAaaacatatgtgaatgacaattgATAAATTCATTGATTttgaaagataaataaaaattttcTATCAGATTTGGCTTTTTTATTGCATATTTTATACATTACCCAATTCCAAACTTGAAGAATGATTTAAAATTTGTGGAGTAGGGAAATAGTCTTCTAATGATGTGTACACTTAAGTTGGTAAAATACTCTCCAGCCCTTGGCATGTAAAAAATAGATAACTGAACACGTAacgtaattaaaaaaaaactgtatacaAATGGCTATCAACGGCACATGAGACTACACATGGAGACTACTGTTGTATATAATATGCATTAGAAATTCCACCAATAGTTCAGGTGATGAATCTCAATCCTCAATTTTAAACAATGCCCTCTGGCAACCATTAAAGTCCATAACACAAAGTTCATTTGATTAAAATAAGATTTGTGTACACCAACAGAAATGTACATTTCTGAACATGGGGACATGATCACTCTGTGCTAGACGGTGTTCTCTAGCCCTTTCAGAATAGGACAATTCACCGGCACTTAAGTATGAAAAGTGTAAATGGTTATTGGTATGACTCTTTGAGAGAGGCTGCCATGTAGAAACTCACCTGTGGAGCGCACTGGTAGGTTTTGCACTTTAATTCCAAAGCTTCTGCGTGGCTCATCTGAGTCGAGCCCCATAGAAGACTGAGTAGGCGCGTGTGTGGCTGACGACTGAACGGAGCGCGCCCGAGATCCATCACTTGAGCTGCTGTTTGAATCGCTGttgtcacaaaaaaagagaacaatGATTAGACACTTGTCTGTCTGAGTCAAAAAAAGATTTGCTGATACCCATTGATGGTTTGTCCAATGACAAAATCCAGTCAACAAACCCATGAAACATGAAGCATTAatatcatcacaaaacaaatGTACACACCTGCCGCTGCCcgtgctgctggtgctgctgacAGAATCAGAGCTGGAAGATCTGCTGCGAGATCGAGATCGGGGACCTCTCCCAGGGGACAAAGGAGCTCTTTTGGGGGAATGAGGAGTTTTGGGGGTTTGTCCCGTGGTCCGTTGTGGGGAAGGATGCCTTGACTGTGAGGAATGAGATGATCGGCTCCGACGGTGATGGTAGGTTCTGTCAACCCGTCGTCCTCTGTCATCTCTGTATAGGTCACGTCGTGAAGAATTAGTAGTAAGGGTAAAGGGGTCTCGAATTCTAGAGTCAAAATGTGGGTCTGATGCCTCAAAGCTCCCCGCGATAGCACTGCTCCCTGGGCCGGCAGCAGCAAACAAGGAACGATCTCGGTAATACTCAGCGTTGTAGTGACGCGGTCTGTCGAAAGTGCCACTGCGCTCATGGTGTCCATATGGGCTGTGATCATATGCACGTTCACGGCTTTCTGAGGTACTGTGAAATAAGAACAGGGTACAGAGGGGGGAAAAGAGTtactatgattaaaaaaaaaaaaaaaaggcataacaAACAATTTCCTGTTAAATTATTTGGCATTTAGGTGCACAATAGTGAAAATCCAAATGGTCGGTAAAGCAAGGACACAGCTGAGAGCAGGCCAGATAAGCTGTGCAgcttaatactcttataaagAGCAGTGCCGGTATTTTAATGTAGAGATCCTGTCATTCTTGCCTTGGTAAAAATTCATTAGTATGTCTGTCAATTTGGATTTGTTACCATCAAAACCAAAAACTGGTCTCTTCTATGGGGTTCCAGTTGATCAACTAAGAAGAAAGAAGCGCTAAACATAAATTAtgacacggctgtgttgaatactcgattccgAATGGTCAATCACTGTCTATAATttctgtatagcagactgttgctatgtatagcagaccattgccatgggcgcagttcagatgttggactctggcagaccgtttttgtgtcaaaatattgatttcttcagtaagtagccgtgtaataagcgggataatgtacagctagcatgtcattgttgtgaaaggatCCCCTTTAGGGCGACGAGAGATGGCGTCCatatcgccctgtcggggattctttcacaacaatgaccggctcgctgtacatcctttacttaaagaACTGCTTTTTAACTTTTCAGCAACAAGTTTCACAACAAAAGTTGCATGatattttcattcaaatgtCACATTTGGAAGTATACACGGTTTTCGGCACTAGAGGAGTATTaacaatgattaaaaaaacaataccaAATTCCTCACAACTTGACAAATAGGCCGAATAATTTGACTCTTCAAGACATGACATAATGGGGTCAACCTATCAAATGCTGGCACTGTCTGTAAACACTAATATAGACGAGGGTCTACA containing:
- the si:ch1073-335m2.2 gene encoding msx2-interacting protein isoform X3; its protein translation is MGDRDLRTDYNEPGSVPSAVRGLEESSPSSSRDVTGFSRGTVGPVFGPPVSLHTREGRYERRIDGTSESRERAYDHSPYGHHERSGTFDRPRHYNAEYYRDRSLFAAAGPGSSAIAGSFEASDPHFDSRIRDPFTLTTNSSRRDLYRDDRGRRVDRTYHHRRSRSSHSSQSRHPSPQRTTGQTPKTPHSPKRAPLSPGRGPRSRSRSRSSSSDSVSSTSSTGSGSDSNSSSSDGSRARSVQSSATHAPTQSSMGLDSDEPRRSFGIKVQNLPVRSTDTSLKDGLFHEFKKHGKVTSVQIHGASEDRYGLVFFRQQEDQEKALTVSKGKLFFGMLIEVTAWNGPETESENEFRPLDGRIDEFHPKATRTLFIGNLEKTTSYQQLLDIFQRFGEIVDIDIKKVNGVPQYAFVQYSDIASVCKAIKKMDGEYLGSNRLKLGFGKSMPTTCVWLDGLATSVTEQYLTRHFCRYGHVVKVVFDRLKGMALILYNNTDFAQAAVRETKGWKIGGNKIKVDFASQESQMAFYRSMQTSGQDIRDFYEIPTERREERRPPYHEFTAERAYYENIRTPGIYPEEARRDYAARSRERFPELEHYQGEHFDPRYEDPRDYRDYRDPFEQDIRKYTYIQRERERERERFEADRSRWSPSHPRRPVTPTVSPSPSERAPRDSERRVYSQSSERSGSVSSMSPPHFDKSEKTLLEVASKSDKSDKSSQPDRVAGAEKTKRAKRKEKGDKDKAEKIKSRKAKGQSPSNPLPETELETGFDGGSGRGKGSDQDAHDRQKCKGDGESLTGSQLATAHHDSVKSERSEMSKGENSDLDGKNRLKKHLKPDIGNDGKDSSADSDRRAARKRRFADSGGRTIRQKRSRHEEEDAIPSSDFGASATYLKESDPDKNKDSQRRDSRLKTDKSGTQKDGQEDLRGQREKSEGSLDPLESKRHPGHTSSRRFSHEGITDQSSIREQEHHAVFKFGAQNADTDKSVKNKEDHVDIDLSQSYRKQMEQNRRLHQQQQQRESDKSDKPGSPQGSETEDLEHRSLVHEVGKPPEDVTDNFPSHKLKKLDQFETDPGIKRERVYRSFRQKSEDPDWNNISSPGHQHYPHHADEDFVDPSQKELSRNEEKIHPDLELLVKRTHNTQVNKPNTPLLTVEEERQKRWESRVKQDLLPDLNFPRTLSKNIHNRKRLEYGVWHDLEPGEVRSDSEEDRETKPHSPMPSTSMPFSERPRVDRFSDPKLAQLERNKFYSFALDQTITPDTKALLERAKSLSSSREDNWSFLDYDSHFAGLRNRKESEKVESAPRPTPSWYMKKKKIRSGSEDKLDDRKEEPKLEEPERSELFASRFLHSPVFELDSRRLQHLRKHEEPEHTQNQQPGQQGSVDGELDTGPVVLFHSRFLELTRLQQQKNKAPQLQEAKVDAVLTDENKVEKAPVQEQQALPSPETTESIMEPEIKPISPAEELISEPRLISTSIAHLSVVKDFPPPEEKCVAINLAPDPYTPLSVIKEEVKEELKENEPVVPMHHPLTEVSSDSEPATIAAPEPSYSVDGCKPSPPEVKLEIITEDVKPLSTEIPCRRDSRDEFVSISEAELEPETTQPEVPEAPSPVPPSLLEEEKETHSVWKAVAEPEGEKKPQISKVQMPIDNDINEEPVSPQKEHKIKNKKCKQSPAQVAPVPVTSTSGSEKQATRKSERIDKEKLKRGSSPRAESKSTGKSPIHGSETDMSEPGISAGRARRRNVKSVYATPVEDDAPVRSGKEITESPRSARKRGTDKDATQQQNIEQDPPAPTPANKRGRPPKNRRQGDESSTVKVEKSKMDNKDTDSNESEGGERIPRVAKGKTSPHGTKGSLNPMFTVLGSGSTRKGEKTEVAEDDDQEMDFTDEDPLALQESSSSCKEDPSIKADQKKEEKDKQGRELGRDKDVFHEKACEEKSNGKDADSPVLEDKPTLEKDRSVRGKTKLTRTPKSPVLKNLKIRLNVTEVKDLLQLGDDELGNQEDSSKKLRPGDHSDHVSKCPDANKEGSNNEEKENDTLEKKELLESPKSLISQALELEQAVENIAKLTDPTFPTEPPTPPVPQTEVKSDPEEEKSSNPASETELMAAIDSITAEDGTVTLTQAPPPSADVGPEPEIQDLIPPAKEDEPETNTPAIQEEPVFPTTPKKGTKGRPKTPKRSKGQKQVRKDLKEGPSISEELTTPLADSPPSGVKTVPATTPSAATPSATTPSAATPSAATPSAATAAVITPTTWKPEPEPLTVKATDVNAEAESSSEEQIQHLKSVNPQSKSQICPKPQHVPPESISPSLSPPTNRPNIRPIQTSRIPVSPPDWHHQSKDTGVSSSPLMPLASKENQPLPSDSDNMDTDHGTSDLRQILMKHKNISLPGSSSIPSNLPTLRDQNLSESNTPSAVVPNKSPLPSSGMAAHPAPSIIRPPASLPSTETKSVISVIASTATSVISRVCNPPEPEDKVSMNIGNSCVDMTLPKTTYRPSKDDTGSYHGPSGDGGGSAARFIVESPTLVTGACPGLRVHTSEGVVVLSHSGQKTEGPQRISAKISQIPQASAGDMESQQLVSMPQIKQEMYGHSHLGLQKGPSLQTDHGHPGKTQSTLSSIKQESTGLEKMESTYQSGPQGVVKRLTQGNQQVMSYHQEYMPIKHQKKMDSADPHSTDGAKPPWTSAISPAISPHLPSPPSNHVGFVTAAGDRAPSHISGIKQEPRSPRKSGHPHSPFTKVSSPVGSSSPKGIPVMLSTGLPAMQQFITGVHHQEQSVIMPTHSVPGGLGRMSPHRVTQSIPVGHLVQGDVRVNTPPLSVMSYGMHSEPLASPWSGQMQSRPTSPQAVGRDKVLKVNPGSLRGHEGEQEETRRFHQTPGRQSTAQLKQEAMQSDPRGPLRSNVQLETYMAQRDMRVLLHQQGERLATDPHSGHIQETLPSSSAPPSLPLSLSPRAHVLPKGVSEKDITKPLEAKRPHSPLPKDGMMGIRQSGQAMASPQRVQLMPPGPSGSFQEYSGMYSNPRGIHSQIPEVSPVGLNQPALNVTPTMGADLQTKPDGKMTQPVNMVQLLTKYPIVWQGLLALKNDTAAVQLHFVCGNKALAHRSLPLQEGGALLRIVQRMRLEASQLESVARRMTGDTDFCLLLALPCGRDQDDVLNQTQALKAAFIQYLQAKLAAGIINIPNPGSNQPAYVLQIFPPCEFSESHLSQLAPDLLNRISSISPHLMIVITSV
- the si:ch1073-335m2.2 gene encoding msx2-interacting protein isoform X1, with the protein product MVRETRHLWVGNLPEHVREEKIVEHFKRYGRVESVKVLRKRGSEGGVAAFVDFVDIKSAQKAHNAVNKMGDRDLRTDYNEPGSVPSAVRGLEESSPSSSRDVTGFSRGTVGPVFGPPVSLHTREGRYERRIDGTSESRERAYDHSPYGHHERSGTFDRPRHYNAEYYRDRSLFAAAGPGSSAIAGSFEASDPHFDSRIRDPFTLTTNSSRRDLYRDDRGRRVDRTYHHRRSRSSHSSQSRHPSPQRTTGQTPKTPHSPKRAPLSPGRGPRSRSRSRSSSSDSVSSTSSTGSGSDSNSSSSDGSRARSVQSSATHAPTQSSMGLDSDEPRRSFGIKVQNLPVRSTDTSLKDGLFHEFKKHGKVTSVQIHGASEDRYGLVFFRQQEDQEKALTVSKGKLFFGMLIEVTAWNGPETESENEFRPLDGRIDEFHPKATRTLFIGNLEKTTSYQQLLDIFQRFGEIVDIDIKKVNGVPQYAFVQYSDIASVCKAIKKMDGEYLGSNRLKLGFGKSMPTTCVWLDGLATSVTEQYLTRHFCRYGHVVKVVFDRLKGMALILYNNTDFAQAAVRETKGWKIGGNKIKVDFASQESQMAFYRSMQTSGQDIRDFYEIPTERREERRPPYHEFTAERAYYENIRTPGIYPEEARRDYAARSRERFPELEHYQGEHFDPRYEDPRDYRDYRDPFEQDIRKYTYIQRERERERERFEADRSRWSPSHPRRPVTPTVSPSPSERAPRDSERRVYSQSSERSGSVSSMSPPHFDKSEKTLLEVASKSDKSDKSSQPDRVAGAEKTKRAKRKEKGDKDKAEKIKSRKAKGQSPSNPLPETELETGFDGGSGRGKGSDQDAHDRQKCKGDGESLTGSQLATAHHDSVKSERSEMSKGENSDLDGKNRLKKHLKPDIGNDGKDSSADSDRRAARKRRFADSGGRTIRQKRSRHEEEDAIPSSDFGASATYLKESDPDKNKDSQRRDSRLKTDKSGTQKDGQEDLRGQREKSEGSLDPLESKRHPGHTSSRRFSHEGITDQSSIREQEHHAVFKFGAQNADTDKSVKNKEDHVDIDLSQSYRKQMEQNRRLHQQQQQRESDKSDKPGSPQGSETEDLEHRSLVHEVGKPPEDVTDNFPSHKLKKLDQFETDPGIKRERVYRSFRQKSEDPDWNNISSPGHQHYPHHADEDFVDPSQKELSRNEEKIHPDLELLVKRTHNTQVNKPNTPLLTVEEERQKRWESRVKQDLLPDLNFPRTLSKNIHNRKRLEYGVWHDLEPGEVRSDSEEDRETKPHSPMPSTSMPFSERPRVDRFSDPKLAQLERNKFYSFALDQTITPDTKALLERAKSLSSSREDNWSFLDYDSHFAGLRNRKESEKVESAPRPTPSWYMKKKKIRSGSEDKLDDRKEEPKLEEPERSELFASRFLHSPVFELDSRRLQHLRKHEEPEHTQNQQPGQQGSVDGELDTGPVVLFHSRFLELTRLQQQKNKAPQLQEAKVDAVLTDENKVEKAPVQEQQALPSPETTESIMEPEIKPISPAEELISEPRLISTSIAHLSVVKDFPPPEEKCVAINLAPDPYTPLSVIKEEVKEELKENEPVVPMHHPLTEVSSDSEPATIAAPEPSYSVDGCKPSPPEVKLEIITEDVKPLSTEIPCRRDSRDEFVSISEAELEPETTQPEVPEAPSPVPPSLLEEEKETHSVWKAVAEPEGEKKPQISKVQMPIDNDINEEPVSPQKEHKIKNKKCKQSPAQVAPVPVTSTSGSEKQATRKSERIDKEKLKRGSSPRAESKSTGKSPIHGSETDMSEPGISAGRARRRNVKSVYATPVEDDAPVRSGKEITESPRSARKRGTDKDATQQQNIEQDPPAPTPANKRGRPPKNRRQGDESSTVKVEKSKMDNKDTDSNESEGGERIPRVAKGKTSPHGTKGSLNPMFTVLGSGSTRKGEKTEVAEDDDQEMDFTDEDPLALQESSSSCKEDPSIKADQKKEEKDKQGRELGRDKDVFHEKACEEKSNGKDADSPVLEDKPTLEKDRSVRGKTKLTRTPKSPVLKNLKIRLNVTEVKDLLQLGDDELGNQEDSSKKLRPGDHSDHVSKCPDANKEGSNNEEKENDTLEKKELLESPKSLISQALELEQAVENIAKLTDPTFPTEPPTPPVPQTEVKSDPEEEKSSNPASETELMAAIDSITAEDGTVTLTQAPPPSADVGPEPEIQDLIPPAKEDEPETNTPAIQEEPVFPTTPKKGTKGRPKTPKRSKGQKQVRKDLKEGPSISEELTTPLADSPPSGVKTVPATTPSAATPSATTPSAATPSAATPSAATAAVITPTTWKPEPEPLTVKATDVNAEAESSSEEQIQHLKSVNPQSKSQICPKPQHVPPESISPSLSPPTNRPNIRPIQTSRIPVSPPDWHHQSKDTGVSSSPLMPLASKENQPLPSDSDNMDTDHGTSDLRQILMKHKNISLPGSSSIPSNLPTLRDQNLSESNTPSAVVPNKSPLPSSGMAAHPAPSIIRPPASLPSTETKSVISVIASTATSVISRVCNPPEPEDKVSMNIGNSCVDMTLPKTTYRPSKDDTGSYHGPSGDGGGSAARFIVESPTLVTGACPGLRVHTSEGVVVLSHSGQKTEGPQRISAKISQIPQASAGDMESQQLVSMPQIKQEMYGHSHLGLQKGPSLQTDHGHPGKTQSTLSSIKQESTGLEKMESTYQSGPQGVVKRLTQGNQQVMSYHQEYMPIKHQKKMDSADPHSTDGAKPPWTSAISPAISPHLPSPPSNHVGFVTAAGDRAPSHISGIKQEPRSPRKSGHPHSPFTKVSSPVGSSSPKGIPVMLSTGLPAMQQFITGVHHQEQSVIMPTHSVPGGLGRMSPHRVTQSIPVGHLVQGDVRVNTPPLSVMSYGMHSEPLASPWSGQMQSRPTSPQAVGRDKVLKVNPGSLRGHEGEQEETRRFHQTPGRQSTAQLKQEAMQSDPRGPLRSNVQLETYMAQRDMRVLLHQQGERLATDPHSGHIQETLPSSSAPPSLPLSLSPRAHVLPKGVSEKDITKPLEAKRPHSPLPKDGMMGIRQSGQAMASPQRVQLMPPGPSGSFQEYSGMYSNPRGIHSQIPEVSPVGLNQPALNVTPTMGADLQTKPDGKMTQPVNMVQLLTKYPIVWQGLLALKNDTAAVQLHFVCGNKALAHRSLPLQEGGALLRIVQRMRLEASQLESVARRMTGDTDFCLLLALPCGRDQDDVLNQTQALKAAFIQYLQAKLAAGIINIPNPGSNQPAYVLQIFPPCEFSESHLSQLAPDLLNRISSISPHLMIVITSV